From the Paludibacterium paludis genome, one window contains:
- a CDS encoding HD-GYP domain-containing protein has product MIKRIHISDLRVGMFIHDLNCDWMSHPFLRSRFRLENEADIAKIQSAGIHELYIDTSRGLDADAPTAQEVKRQLESEILEIATREKGIERRVDAREEIGRAKQVHEEAHQIIRSVLHDARLGRQVELENITPSVERMTHSILRNNGALLSLCRIKDKDDYTFLHSVSVGALMVSFCNALGMDKETIHHAGIGGMLHDIGKMKVPDEILNKPGRLTENEFSVMKCHVVESRRILTATSGISQTAIDVASQHHERHDGSGYPEGLEGDEISQLGQMAAIVDVYDALTSDRCYHEGMPPTDALRKIYEWSKFHFNPALVQSFMRCIGIYPVGALVRLESGRLAVVVEQNADKLAQPKVKVFFSLRGNGYIPPEILDLARPVGFGGGDRIVRHESPEKWKIDPLRFL; this is encoded by the coding sequence ATGATCAAGCGCATCCACATTTCGGATCTTCGTGTCGGCATGTTCATCCATGACCTGAACTGCGACTGGATGTCCCACCCTTTTTTACGCAGCCGGTTCCGCCTCGAAAACGAAGCCGATATCGCGAAAATACAAAGCGCTGGCATTCACGAGCTGTATATCGACACCAGCCGCGGGCTGGACGCCGACGCGCCGACCGCGCAAGAGGTCAAGCGTCAGCTGGAGAGCGAGATACTGGAAATCGCCACCCGGGAAAAGGGCATCGAGCGGCGTGTGGACGCCAGGGAAGAAATCGGCCGCGCGAAGCAGGTCCACGAAGAGGCCCACCAGATCATCCGCTCGGTGTTGCACGATGCCCGGCTTGGCCGCCAGGTGGAACTCGAAAACATCACGCCGTCCGTCGAACGCATGACCCATTCGATCCTGCGCAACAATGGCGCGCTCCTGTCGCTGTGCCGGATCAAGGACAAGGACGATTACACCTTCCTGCACTCGGTGAGCGTCGGCGCGCTGATGGTGAGTTTTTGCAACGCGCTGGGCATGGACAAGGAAACGATCCATCACGCCGGAATTGGCGGCATGCTGCACGATATCGGCAAGATGAAGGTGCCGGACGAGATTCTGAACAAGCCGGGCCGCCTGACGGAAAACGAGTTTTCCGTGATGAAATGCCATGTGGTGGAAAGCCGGCGCATCCTGACGGCCACGTCGGGCATCTCGCAAACCGCCATCGACGTGGCCTCCCAGCACCATGAACGCCACGACGGCAGTGGCTATCCGGAAGGCCTGGAAGGCGACGAAATCTCGCAGCTGGGTCAGATGGCCGCCATCGTCGATGTGTACGACGCGCTGACTTCGGATCGCTGCTACCACGAGGGCATGCCACCGACCGATGCGCTGCGCAAGATCTACGAATGGTCGAAATTCCACTTCAATCCCGCGCTGGTCCAGTCGTTCATGCGCTGCATCGGGATTTACCCGGTCGGCGCGCTGGTCAGGCTAGAAAGCGGGCGGCTGGCGGTGGTGGTGGAACAGAACGCCGACAAGCTCGCGCAACCCAAGGTCAAGGTGTTCTTCAGTCTGCGCGGCAACGGCTACATTCCTCCGGAAATCCTCGATCTGGCCAGGCCCGTCGGATTTGGCGGCGGCGACCGCATCGTCAGGCACGAATCGCCGGAGAAATGGAAAATCGACCCCCTACGCTTCCTGTGA
- a CDS encoding methyl-accepting chemotaxis protein yields the protein MENNKKWGRLSHRIILVAAIAIAIGFAAMIALITRQSYDSSVELGYLLAEQKAEAYSHDVEGVFNQGFLLPEHLANSVLGHKRVAQPDRHHVDNVIMQLLDKAPQSIGLWMLWEPEAFDGRDDAFRLDWPRHDPTGRFAPYVTRNDKGVAQLDVMMDAARVKEFPKYKDNPKSYQPDYEKTGWGDFYFVPKTRSRDTITEPYIYEVQGKKVLESSLVVAMKDANGKFLGVSATDMSLEDLQKRFGAMKVGDDGYVRLISEGGLYVVSQKPELNGKPVEKDNPLAAQLDKVKKGERFTFEADGFTHFFHPVKVANTGQFWSVGVSVPTSSITAAARSQAMWAIIIGSTALVVILVVLGIVVTSLTRPLLTMATTMEEMAAGKGDLTVRIDVANKDEIGRMAHAFNAFIGSLRDMFVDVREQSLAVTRAATELAGSAAQVEKASASQSDAASATAAGVEEVTVSVHHIADTAEEAGKIARETGDLAEHSVQTVDEVTREIQNMTTSMHALAERMNQLGARSEEVSTIVRVIKDIADQTNLLALNAAIEAARAGEMGRGFAVVADEVRNLAGRTAEATVEITRIVNAISSETRDAVNDVQKSNQLVDSSVGIAESANQAMRTVYDRNQTLAQSIVDIAASTREQSVASSEIAQNVERISLMAQSNSDVVREVSASVEHLRGLSANLEALVGNFRL from the coding sequence ATGGAAAACAACAAGAAGTGGGGCCGTTTGAGCCATCGCATCATCCTGGTGGCCGCGATCGCGATCGCGATCGGTTTCGCGGCGATGATCGCCCTGATCACCAGGCAAAGTTACGATTCGTCGGTGGAACTCGGCTATCTGCTGGCCGAGCAGAAGGCCGAAGCCTACAGCCATGACGTGGAGGGGGTGTTCAATCAGGGCTTCCTGTTGCCCGAACACCTGGCCAACTCCGTGCTCGGGCACAAGCGGGTCGCCCAGCCGGACCGTCACCATGTCGACAACGTCATCATGCAGTTGCTGGACAAGGCGCCGCAATCGATCGGATTGTGGATGCTTTGGGAGCCGGAAGCCTTCGACGGGCGCGATGACGCGTTCCGTCTGGACTGGCCGCGACATGATCCGACGGGGCGCTTCGCGCCCTATGTGACCCGCAACGACAAGGGCGTCGCGCAACTGGACGTGATGATGGATGCCGCCCGGGTCAAGGAATTCCCCAAGTACAAGGACAACCCGAAAAGCTATCAGCCGGATTATGAAAAAACCGGCTGGGGCGATTTTTATTTCGTCCCGAAAACCCGCTCCCGCGACACCATCACCGAGCCTTACATCTACGAAGTGCAAGGCAAGAAGGTGCTGGAAAGTTCACTGGTGGTGGCGATGAAGGACGCCAACGGCAAGTTCCTCGGCGTGTCGGCCACCGACATGTCGCTGGAGGATCTGCAAAAGCGGTTCGGCGCGATGAAGGTCGGCGACGACGGCTATGTGCGCCTGATCTCCGAAGGCGGACTCTATGTGGTTTCCCAAAAACCGGAGCTCAACGGCAAGCCGGTGGAAAAGGACAACCCGCTCGCGGCCCAGCTCGACAAGGTGAAGAAGGGGGAACGCTTTACCTTCGAAGCCGACGGTTTCACCCATTTCTTCCATCCGGTGAAAGTGGCCAATACCGGGCAGTTCTGGTCGGTCGGCGTGAGCGTGCCCACCTCGTCGATCACCGCCGCGGCGCGCAGCCAGGCGATGTGGGCGATCATCATCGGTTCCACGGCGCTGGTGGTGATTCTCGTGGTGCTCGGCATCGTGGTGACGTCGCTGACCCGGCCGCTTCTGACGATGGCCACCACCATGGAGGAAATGGCCGCCGGCAAGGGCGATCTGACGGTGCGCATCGATGTGGCCAACAAGGACGAGATCGGCCGCATGGCGCATGCTTTCAACGCGTTCATCGGGTCGCTCAGGGACATGTTCGTCGACGTGCGCGAGCAGAGCCTCGCGGTGACGCGCGCGGCGACGGAACTGGCCGGATCGGCCGCGCAAGTGGAAAAGGCTTCGGCGAGCCAGTCCGATGCGGCCAGCGCCACGGCGGCGGGGGTCGAGGAAGTCACCGTCAGTGTGCACCATATCGCGGATACCGCCGAGGAGGCGGGCAAGATCGCCCGTGAAACGGGGGATCTGGCCGAACACAGTGTGCAGACGGTCGATGAAGTAACGCGCGAAATCCAGAACATGACCACCAGCATGCACGCTCTGGCCGAGCGCATGAACCAGCTGGGCGCGCGCTCCGAAGAAGTGAGCACCATCGTCCGGGTGATCAAGGACATCGCCGACCAGACCAACCTTCTGGCGCTCAACGCGGCGATCGAGGCGGCGCGCGCGGGCGAGATGGGACGCGGCTTCGCCGTCGTCGCCGACGAGGTGCGCAACCTGGCCGGCCGCACGGCCGAGGCCACCGTGGAGATCACCCGTATCGTCAACGCCATCAGCTCCGAAACCCGCGACGCGGTGAACGATGTGCAAAAGAGCAATCAGCTGGTGGACAGCAGTGTCGGCATCGCCGAAAGCGCCAACCAAGCGATGAGAACCGTGTACGACCGGAACCAGACCCTGGCGCAGAGTATCGTCGATATCGCCGCGTCCACGCGCGAGCAGTCGGTGGCCAGTTCGGAAATCGCCCAGAATGTTGAGCGCATCAGCCTGATGGCTCAGTCCAACAGCGATGTGGTTCGCGAAGTGTCGGCATCGGTCGAGCATCTGCGCGGATTGTCGGCGAATCTGGAGGCTTTGGTCGGCAATTTCCGCCTGTGA
- the pyrB gene encoding aspartate carbamoyltransferase, with amino-acid sequence MTNPLYRKHIISIPDFSREELELVVATAASLKAAPRNDLLRGRLIASCFFEPSTRTRLSFETSVQRLGGTVIGFSDGANTSAKKGETLADTIKIISSYTDAVVMRHPKEGAARLASEFSAVPVINGGDGANQHPTQTLLDLFTIRETQGRLDKLSLAFVGDLKYGRTVHSLAQALSLFDCHFYFVAPDALAMPDYLCEELDEKGIAYTLCDSLEEVIPLVDILYMTRVQRERFDEAEFKKIQGQYVLRADMFRHARDNLRVLHPLPRVDEITPDVDATPYAYYFEQAKNGVFARQALLALVLNETV; translated from the coding sequence ATGACCAATCCCCTGTACCGCAAGCACATCATTTCCATTCCCGATTTCAGCCGCGAGGAACTGGAACTGGTGGTGGCCACCGCCGCGAGCCTCAAGGCCGCGCCGCGCAACGACCTGTTGCGCGGGCGGCTGATCGCGAGCTGCTTTTTCGAACCGTCGACCCGTACCCGCCTGTCCTTCGAAACGTCGGTGCAGCGCCTGGGCGGCACGGTGATCGGGTTTTCCGATGGGGCCAACACCTCGGCGAAAAAGGGCGAGACGCTGGCCGACACCATCAAGATCATTTCCTCCTACACCGATGCGGTGGTGATGCGCCATCCCAAGGAAGGCGCGGCGCGTCTGGCCAGCGAATTTTCCGCCGTGCCGGTGATCAACGGTGGCGACGGCGCCAACCAGCACCCGACCCAGACACTGCTCGATTTGTTCACCATCCGCGAAACCCAGGGGCGGCTGGACAAGCTCAGCCTCGCCTTCGTCGGCGACCTGAAATACGGGCGCACCGTGCACTCGCTCGCCCAGGCGCTGTCGCTGTTCGACTGCCACTTCTATTTTGTCGCGCCCGACGCGCTGGCGATGCCGGACTATCTGTGCGAAGAGCTCGACGAGAAAGGCATCGCCTATACCCTGTGCGACAGCCTGGAAGAGGTGATTCCGCTGGTCGACATCCTGTACATGACCCGGGTGCAGCGCGAGCGTTTCGACGAGGCCGAGTTCAAGAAAATCCAGGGGCAGTATGTGCTGCGCGCCGACATGTTCCGCCACGCGCGGGACAACCTGCGGGTGCTGCATCCGTTGCCGCGCGTCGATGAAATCACGCCAGACGTCGATGCCACGCCCTACGCCTACTATTTCGAACAGGCGAAGAATGGCGTTTTCGCGCGCCAGGCGCTCCTGGCGCTGGTGTTGAACGAAACGGTGTAA
- the pyrI gene encoding aspartate carbamoyltransferase regulatory subunit yields the protein MDYTRTVEALKEGTVIDHIPAGQGLKILRLFRFSDSGERVNVGLNLSSRHMGSKDLIKVENIALTEEQANELALFAPKATVNVIENYEVVKKHKLELPETVEGIFACPNSNCISHKEPVRSFFYVSVKKSDTKMKCKYCEKVFSKDIVVEVR from the coding sequence ATGGACTACACCCGCACTGTCGAAGCCCTCAAGGAAGGCACCGTCATCGATCACATCCCGGCCGGCCAGGGCCTGAAGATCCTGCGCCTGTTCCGTTTCTCCGATAGCGGAGAGCGGGTCAACGTCGGCCTTAACCTGTCGTCGCGGCATATGGGCTCGAAAGACCTGATCAAGGTTGAGAATATCGCGCTGACCGAAGAGCAGGCCAACGAGCTCGCGCTGTTCGCGCCCAAGGCCACGGTGAACGTGATCGAAAACTACGAAGTGGTGAAGAAGCACAAGCTGGAGCTGCCGGAAACGGTGGAGGGGATTTTTGCGTGCCCCAACTCCAATTGCATATCCCATAAAGAGCCGGTTCGCAGCTTTTTTTACGTTTCCGTGAAAAAAAGTGATACAAAAATGAAATGCAAGTATTGCGAAAAGGTGTTCAGTAAGGATATTGTTGTGGAAGTGCGCTAA
- a CDS encoding M12 family metallopeptidase — MRRTYLTGLAWLMAGPAILSAHAAPPFNGYAGHTPVYRHHDAPGLVTERGTGRQVVVIHSPAVTTSDDMILPFDRQTLDTEGLPALASAAPTGQDGRYLRQPAVRGILAWENAVVPYRFSEGYPADARLAFEQAAERYRQKTGIRFARQERALGDYVRVRLDPQRTSAVLGWRGGRQDLSLTRADSVNGAVLIHMMAHALGLVHDPLYRDISRTRAMHGDLDAIVPELAKRYPQAAKRVTSPRSPASQTVPRHRPTVQPVTVDMSDVFLPGQDDAENRRDAGLRKDPETSRHDARPANTIPAAGRNDSMTTWEIPGGRPVRLRQQGNVMVSGDMVVGSREDVLQQGGVPQLVNEANGQDTLRAPVRDGVRKWHLGVVPYRYAAEYPGDGRRVFEEAAAWYGEQAGIRFRPAVPGDRHVLELRQRGHCDTRVGRSGGIQPVNMTRECALSLPATLHAMAHTLGLAHGYDSPETDRKLADTLAAPMPDAAVLEQLARMYPTVKTHLGRKPRGK, encoded by the coding sequence ATGCGCAGAACCTACCTGACGGGACTGGCCTGGCTGATGGCCGGTCCGGCGATCTTGTCCGCCCATGCCGCGCCACCGTTCAACGGCTATGCCGGGCATACGCCGGTCTACCGCCACCACGACGCGCCGGGCCTCGTGACCGAACGCGGAACGGGCCGCCAGGTTGTCGTCATCCACTCGCCGGCGGTGACCACCAGCGACGACATGATCCTGCCGTTCGACCGGCAAACACTGGATACCGAAGGCTTGCCGGCACTGGCTTCGGCGGCGCCGACCGGACAGGACGGACGTTACCTCAGACAGCCCGCCGTCCGCGGCATCCTGGCATGGGAAAACGCTGTCGTGCCCTACCGTTTTTCCGAGGGTTATCCCGCCGATGCGCGCCTCGCGTTCGAACAGGCCGCCGAGCGGTACCGGCAAAAAACCGGTATCCGCTTTGCCCGTCAGGAACGGGCCCTGGGCGACTACGTACGGGTCAGGCTCGATCCGCAGCGCACCTCCGCGGTATTGGGCTGGCGCGGGGGGCGTCAGGATCTGAGTCTGACGCGCGCCGATTCGGTGAATGGCGCCGTGCTTATTCATATGATGGCGCATGCGCTGGGTCTCGTGCATGACCCGCTCTACCGCGATATCTCCCGGACCCGGGCAATGCACGGCGACCTCGATGCCATCGTGCCCGAACTGGCCAAACGCTATCCGCAAGCCGCCAAGCGCGTTACCTCGCCGCGTTCCCCGGCAAGCCAAACCGTGCCGCGGCACAGGCCAACCGTCCAACCCGTGACGGTCGACATGAGCGACGTCTTCCTGCCCGGACAGGATGACGCAGAGAACCGGAGGGACGCGGGCCTGCGCAAGGATCCGGAGACCTCGCGCCATGACGCGCGGCCGGCAAACACGATCCCCGCCGCCGGCCGGAACGACAGCATGACCACCTGGGAAATTCCCGGCGGACGGCCAGTGAGGCTGCGGCAACAGGGCAATGTGATGGTGAGCGGCGACATGGTGGTGGGCAGCCGCGAAGATGTCCTGCAACAGGGCGGCGTGCCCCAACTGGTGAACGAAGCCAACGGACAGGACACCCTGCGCGCGCCGGTGCGCGACGGTGTGCGCAAATGGCATCTGGGCGTGGTGCCTTACCGTTACGCGGCGGAGTATCCCGGCGACGGGCGCCGGGTTTTCGAAGAGGCCGCGGCATGGTACGGCGAGCAGGCGGGGATCCGTTTTCGTCCGGCCGTACCGGGCGACCGGCATGTTCTGGAACTGAGACAGCGCGGCCATTGCGACACCCGCGTTGGCCGCAGCGGCGGCATTCAGCCCGTCAACATGACGCGCGAGTGCGCGCTCAGCCTGCCGGCCACGCTGCACGCGATGGCTCATACCCTGGGTCTCGCGCACGGCTACGACTCACCGGAAACGGATCGCAAGCTTGCGGACACGCTGGCGGCCCCGATGCCGGACGCCGCCGTTCTGGAACAGCTGGCGAGGATGTACCCGACGGTCAAAACCCATCTTGGCCGCAAACCGCGGGGAAAATAG
- a CDS encoding GNAT family N-acetyltransferase gives MKTSATTSEIPMLIRDARQDDVPSILAIFNHVIATSTAVYCDDPVTLEEREAWFAGRRAQGFPVIVAEEDGRVIGYASYGVFRGFPGFRFTVEHSVHLAEDSRGKGLGARLLTELEERARQAGMHVMVGGIDAANEGSIRFHRRLGYAEVARMPEVGIKFGRWLDLVFMQKRLS, from the coding sequence ATGAAGACCTCGGCCACCACTTCGGAAATACCCATGCTGATCCGCGATGCCCGCCAGGATGACGTACCGTCGATCCTGGCCATTTTCAATCATGTCATCGCCACCTCCACCGCCGTGTATTGCGACGACCCCGTTACGCTCGAAGAACGCGAAGCATGGTTCGCCGGCCGCCGTGCTCAAGGATTTCCGGTGATCGTCGCCGAAGAGGATGGCCGGGTGATCGGCTACGCGAGCTACGGCGTATTCCGGGGGTTTCCCGGCTTTCGCTTCACGGTCGAGCACAGCGTGCACCTGGCCGAAGACAGCCGGGGCAAAGGCCTCGGCGCCCGCCTGCTCACCGAGCTGGAAGAACGCGCCCGGCAAGCCGGCATGCATGTGATGGTCGGCGGCATCGACGCGGCCAACGAAGGATCGATCCGTTTTCACCGGCGTCTGGGCTACGCGGAAGTGGCGCGCATGCCCGAGGTCGGCATCAAGTTCGGACGCTGGCTGGACTTGGTGTTCATGCAAAAACGGCTCAGCTAG